One segment of Gemmatimonadota bacterium DNA contains the following:
- the serS gene encoding serine--tRNA ligase produces MIDIRRLREETDAVRAALAKRADASLDAQLDRVLELDVVRRSAISEVQELKATRNQVSKQVGELKRAGEPADALVAEMKEVGDRIDRLDADVRAAETEIEAILLAVPNLPLTDVQTGGEEDAEVIRTWGEPVLFDFPARPHWELGEALGLLDLARGSRISGSGFPVLTGMGARLQRVLIDFMLDLHTREHGYVELRVPYLVTRQSLTATGQLPKFAEESYLTERDDLWLIPTAEVPVTNMHRDELLSEADLPIRYTAYSPCFRREAGAAGKDTRGLLRVHQFDKVELVRYETPARSRDALEELTREACRVLERLGLAHRVIRLAAGDLGFSSAMTYDIEVWAPGVERWLEVSSCSTFTDYQARRGNLRFRPDGGGKPDFVHTLNGSGVALPRLMVALLETWQRADGSVTVPPPLQGPLGVDALTAK; encoded by the coding sequence GTGATCGACATCCGCCGTCTGCGTGAAGAGACCGACGCGGTTCGCGCCGCCCTCGCCAAGCGCGCCGACGCCAGCCTGGACGCGCAGCTGGACCGGGTCCTGGAGCTGGATGTGGTGCGGCGGAGCGCCATCTCCGAGGTGCAGGAGCTGAAGGCCACGCGCAATCAGGTCTCCAAGCAGGTCGGGGAGCTGAAGCGCGCGGGCGAGCCGGCCGACGCGTTGGTCGCGGAGATGAAGGAGGTCGGGGATCGCATCGACCGTCTGGACGCGGACGTGCGCGCGGCCGAGACGGAGATCGAAGCCATCCTGCTCGCGGTGCCCAACCTGCCGTTGACGGACGTGCAGACGGGTGGGGAGGAGGACGCCGAGGTGATCCGGACGTGGGGCGAGCCCGTCTTGTTCGACTTCCCGGCGCGGCCCCACTGGGAGCTCGGCGAAGCGCTCGGGCTGCTCGACCTCGCCCGCGGCTCGCGGATCTCCGGGAGCGGCTTTCCCGTTCTCACCGGCATGGGCGCGCGCCTGCAGCGCGTGCTGATCGACTTCATGCTCGACCTGCACACGCGCGAGCACGGCTACGTGGAGCTGCGTGTGCCCTACCTCGTCACCCGCCAATCGCTCACGGCCACTGGACAGCTCCCCAAGTTCGCAGAGGAGTCCTACCTGACGGAGCGCGACGACCTGTGGCTGATCCCCACGGCCGAGGTGCCCGTCACGAACATGCACCGCGACGAGCTGCTCTCCGAGGCGGACCTGCCCATCCGCTACACGGCGTACTCGCCCTGCTTCCGTCGGGAGGCCGGTGCGGCGGGAAAGGACACGCGCGGCCTGCTGCGCGTGCACCAGTTCGACAAGGTGGAGCTGGTGCGCTACGAGACACCGGCGCGGAGCCGCGACGCCCTCGAGGAGCTGACCCGCGAGGCTTGTCGCGTGCTCGAGCGGCTGGGACTGGCGCATCGCGTCATCCGCCTGGCGGCCGGAGACCTCGGCTTCTCCTCGGCCATGACGTACGACATCGAGGTCTGGGCCCCCGGGGTGGAGCGCTGGCTGGAGGTCTCCTCGTGCAGCACCTTCACCGACTACCAGGCCCGGCGCGGCAACCTCCGCTTCCGGCCGGACGGCGGCGGCAAGCCCGACTTCGTGCACACGCTCAACGGCTCGGGCGTCGCGCTGCCCCGTCTCATGGTCGCGCTGCTGGAGACCTGGCAACGCGCGGACGGCAGCGTCACGGTCCCTCCACCGCTCCAGGGTCCGCTCGGCGTGGACGCGCTCACGGCGAAGTGA